The Pradoshia eiseniae DNA segment ATCTGACCTTCGATATAAAGCTCCATCGCAAGCTTGTATGTTGGATGCTCAATATTTTCAAGAAAGTTATAGGATAAGTCCTTTGTCGTTTCATATGCCATTCCTAGCAAGTCGAAAAACTTTTGCTTTTCCTTAGAATTGACGAATACCATGCTGTCAAACGTTCTTAAAAAATCATATTCATAAATACGATTTAGTAGCACCTTCTCCTGCTCGACAGGAAGTTTCTTGTCTTTGATATGCTTGATAACCTTTAAATCAGAGAATCTTTTATCTAGCACGCTAGTTATTCTTGTGAGAGATTGTGTATTTTCTTCTAGCCGATTGGCATAATAAATAATTTCTTTTGTCGTCGATACGGAAGGACTATTTAATAGGACATCCATGAAAAATAACTTATCTTCGGCAAACTTCATTTCAGGAAAACCAATATGATGTTCATAAAGCAATGAGGATTTTACCATCCTAGCAGGCGGCCCCAAATGATAGAAGAAATATGGGATATCAAAAGGAGATACACTCCGTCTTTCTTTATTTGATTGCCATTCACCAATAATGCTCTCACCGTTGGTGCTAACTTTAATAGTTTTGCCTACTGCATAATAATCTCCTGTTTCTTCCAAGATGTCACTCAAAGTTTTGAGCCCGTTTGGATGAAACCAATCATCTGCATCAATGAAGGAGATGTATCTTCCGGTTGCAAGCTCAATACCAATATTTCTTGGGATTCCTGGTGTACCAGTGTTTTGTTTGAGCTTCACTAATGAAATATTTGAATAGGAATTCGTATAGCTTTGAATAATCTCAGTCGTTTTATCGGTGGAACAATCATCTACAATGATTAGTTCTATGTTTTCCATCCCAAGGGTTTGGTCAATGACGGATTCAATCATCTTGCTAATGGTTTTTTCTGCATTATAGGAGGCACAGATAACTGTTACAAGCTTCTTTTTTTTGAATAATTTGTTTTTCAATGAATTAGGATGATTAAGAATGTTTAATTGTTTGTCTTGTAGTAATTCTTGTGCTGTACTTCTATAGTTATTTTTCATATTTGATATCTCCTAAAACTTACTTTTAATTAACTTAAAGCATAAAAGGTTTAATATTCTCTATCAAGAATGTAAAGAGTTTACTCTTTTGGCTCCGATGTTATAGGTATGTGTGTATATTATTAAAACTTTTCATCTAAGTGTTGGTGTCGTACCTATATTACATCCTGTATTAGATCATTATTGATTTTCCCTCCTGATATTGTTCACCAAAGCTTCTATAATATATATAACCTCTCAACCTCAATTTCAAAACACAACCCCAACAGTAGTTAATAAGTCGAATAAGAAAACACAGTTATTTGAAGAGAATGACTTCAATTTTCATGGAAATCCATTCTCATATAATAATTAAAGTTCTCAGCATTTTAATTATATAGTAAAATGGTCTTAAAATCTTAAACTCAATTGTCGATATATAGATTATTATTCAGTCTAATTAATCATTTATATTCAATATATTTACATATTGATAATCAAAAAGATTGAACTATCTGCCGTATTTTAGTAAATCAATGTGATTTTTTGTAAATGC contains these protein-coding regions:
- a CDS encoding glycosyltransferase family 2 protein → MKNNYRSTAQELLQDKQLNILNHPNSLKNKLFKKKKLVTVICASYNAEKTISKMIESVIDQTLGMENIELIIVDDCSTDKTTEIIQSYTNSYSNISLVKLKQNTGTPGIPRNIGIELATGRYISFIDADDWFHPNGLKTLSDILEETGDYYAVGKTIKVSTNGESIIGEWQSNKERRSVSPFDIPYFFYHLGPPARMVKSSLLYEHHIGFPEMKFAEDKLFFMDVLLNSPSVSTTKEIIYYANRLEENTQSLTRITSVLDKRFSDLKVIKHIKDKKLPVEQEKVLLNRIYEYDFLRTFDSMVFVNSKEKQKFFDLLGMAYETTKDLSYNFLENIEHPTYKLAMELYIEGQIEDFIKLFTWVKKDKYKKYVIQDNIAYFEVPFLTDERRFVEIAMFVRALDSYYSNNQFVQQVEVYSRNIEEINSILIRDRNRVDNEIECSLKFLPGSTSLAYFEVDVAAIEQLQNSAFTLFLKYADYKLANIKKINKTSINYKNKTLEFYITLANNLGLSIKTK